In one window of Dokdonia sp. PRO95 DNA:
- a CDS encoding UDP-3-O-(3-hydroxymyristoyl)glucosamine N-acyltransferase, protein MKFKKQHTLQEIANLLNVTFVGDPLFPVLGMNEIHVVTPGDIVFVDHPKYYDKALQSAATIVLINKEVACPEGKALLISDDPFRDFNKLTDHFKPFKTAAAAIADTATIGEGTVIQPNVFVGNHVVIGDNCTIHPNVCLYDNTIIGDNVTIHAGSILGADAFYYKKRPEGFDKLKSGGRVVIEDHVDIGAGTTIDKGVTGDTTVKKGTKIDNQVHVGHDTVIGERVLIAAQTTIAGCVVIEDEVTLWGQVGVTSGISIGKKAIISAQSGVSKSLEGEKSYFGSPAGDFRTKYKELAALRQVQELLEKLKQQ, encoded by the coding sequence GTGAAATTTAAAAAACAACATACACTTCAAGAAATAGCAAATCTTCTTAACGTTACTTTTGTGGGTGATCCTTTGTTTCCAGTATTGGGCATGAATGAGATCCATGTAGTAACTCCAGGAGATATTGTTTTTGTAGATCATCCTAAGTATTATGATAAGGCACTGCAAAGTGCTGCGACTATTGTTCTTATAAACAAGGAGGTAGCTTGTCCAGAAGGCAAAGCACTCCTTATATCAGACGATCCTTTTAGGGATTTTAATAAGCTTACTGATCACTTTAAGCCTTTTAAAACTGCAGCAGCTGCCATTGCAGATACAGCAACTATAGGTGAAGGAACCGTCATACAGCCCAATGTTTTTGTAGGTAACCATGTAGTTATAGGTGATAATTGTACTATACATCCTAATGTATGTCTGTATGACAATACTATCATAGGAGATAACGTTACCATACATGCTGGAAGCATACTAGGTGCAGATGCTTTTTATTACAAGAAGCGTCCAGAAGGTTTTGACAAACTTAAATCTGGTGGTCGTGTTGTAATAGAAGATCATGTAGATATAGGAGCTGGGACAACTATAGACAAAGGCGTTACTGGTGATACTACTGTAAAGAAAGGGACGAAAATTGATAATCAAGTTCATGTAGGGCATGATACCGTTATAGGAGAACGTGTGTTGATTGCTGCTCAAACTACCATAGCTGGTTGTGTAGTCATAGAAGACGAAGTAACTTTATGGGGACAAGTGGGAGTTACCAGTGGTATATCCATAGGAAAGAAGGCAATCATCTCTGCTCAGAGTGGAGTAAGTAAATCTCTTGAAGGAGAAAAAAGTTATTTTGGGTCTCCAGCTGGAGACTTCAGAACAAAATATAAAGAGCTTGCAGCGTTGAGACAAGTGCAAGAATTATTAGAAAAACTAAAGCAACAATAA
- a CDS encoding nuclear transport factor 2 family protein, whose translation MAKSNKKIVKEFYSSDFFNDTSAFDEYIHPDMQLFWNAKTGYNHMEIAGLKEMAAEAGKSFDAVRPEITHLLSKEDQVVIRFTYFVTTIEQPDTEQPMAHFMAIWEMKDGLMYRGYQMSQPAEEAKESMKSWK comes from the coding sequence ATGGCTAAGAGTAATAAGAAAATCGTAAAAGAGTTTTATAGCTCAGACTTTTTTAATGACACATCTGCTTTTGATGAGTATATTCATCCTGATATGCAGCTTTTTTGGAATGCAAAGACTGGCTACAATCACATGGAAATAGCAGGTTTAAAGGAAATGGCAGCAGAGGCTGGTAAATCTTTTGACGCAGTACGTCCAGAGATTACACACCTTCTTTCTAAAGAAGATCAGGTAGTGATAAGGTTTACTTATTTTGTGACTACCATCGAGCAACCAGATACAGAGCAGCCTATGGCACATTTCATGGCTATATGGGAAATGAAGGATGGTTTGATGTACAGAGGGTATCAAATGAGCCAACCAGCAGAGGAAGCAAAAGAGAGCATGAAATCTTGGAAGTAA
- the sucD gene encoding succinate--CoA ligase subunit alpha translates to MSVLVNKDSKIIVQGFTGSEGTFHAGQMIDYGTNVVGGVTPGKGGQTHLDKPVFNTVQEAVEKVGADTTIIFVPPAFAADAIMEAADAGIKVIITITEGIPVADMIKASDYISTKECRLIGPNCPGVITPGEAKVGIMPGFVFKEGKVGIVSKSGTLTYEAADQVVKQGLGITTAIGIGGDPIIGTTTKEAVELLINDPATEAVVMIGEIGGQLEGDAAKWYKESGSKKPVIGFIAGETAPAGRTMGHAGAIVGGSDDTAQAKKAIMRECGIHVVDSPAEIGKKVAEVLGK, encoded by the coding sequence ATGAGCGTTTTAGTTAATAAAGATTCGAAAATAATTGTTCAAGGATTCACAGGTAGCGAGGGAACTTTCCACGCGGGCCAGATGATTGATTATGGAACAAATGTAGTAGGTGGTGTAACTCCAGGAAAAGGAGGGCAAACACATCTTGATAAGCCTGTTTTTAATACCGTTCAAGAAGCAGTAGAAAAAGTAGGAGCAGATACTACTATTATTTTTGTACCGCCAGCATTTGCTGCAGATGCAATTATGGAAGCTGCAGATGCAGGTATCAAAGTGATTATTACAATTACAGAAGGTATTCCTGTTGCAGATATGATTAAAGCTTCAGATTATATTTCTACAAAAGAATGTCGCCTTATAGGGCCTAACTGTCCAGGAGTTATTACTCCAGGTGAGGCAAAAGTAGGTATCATGCCAGGTTTTGTATTTAAGGAAGGTAAAGTAGGTATTGTTTCAAAATCTGGAACACTTACTTATGAAGCTGCAGACCAAGTTGTAAAACAAGGTCTTGGTATTACAACAGCTATCGGTATAGGTGGTGATCCAATTATTGGGACAACTACAAAAGAAGCTGTAGAGTTACTTATAAATGACCCAGCAACAGAAGCTGTCGTAATGATAGGTGAGATAGGAGGTCAACTAGAAGGTGATGCTGCAAAGTGGTATAAAGAAAGCGGTAGCAAGAAGCCAGTAATAGGTTTTATCGCAGGTGAGACTGCACCAGCTGGACGTACTATGGGGCATGCAGGAGCAATTGTAGGTGGATCTGACGATACAGCACAAGCTAAAAAAGCAATTATGAGAGAATGTGGTATTCACGTTGTGGATAGCCCAGCAGAAATAGGTAAAAAAGTTGCCGAAGTTTTAGGTAAATAA
- the fabG gene encoding 3-oxoacyl-[acyl-carrier-protein] reductase: MKILEGKTAIITGASRGIGKGIAEVFAQHGANVAFTYSSSSAAADELEKSLENTGVKIKGYKSNAADFEQAQELVKNVLEDFGTIDILVNNAGITKDNLLMRMSEEDFDNVIEVNLKSIFNMTKAVQRTMLKARKGSIINMSSVVGLKGNAGQANYAASKAGMIGFSKSMALELGSRNIRTNVIAPGFIETEMTGKLDEATVDGWRQSIPLKRGGSPEDIANACVFLASDMSAYITGQVINVDGGMLT, from the coding sequence ATGAAAATATTAGAAGGAAAAACCGCTATCATCACTGGTGCTAGCCGTGGAATAGGAAAAGGAATAGCAGAAGTATTTGCACAACATGGAGCAAATGTTGCTTTTACATACAGTTCGTCATCTGCAGCGGCAGATGAACTAGAGAAAAGTCTAGAAAATACAGGTGTAAAAATTAAAGGATATAAAAGTAACGCAGCAGATTTTGAGCAGGCTCAGGAGCTTGTGAAGAATGTACTTGAAGATTTTGGAACTATTGATATTCTTGTAAATAATGCAGGTATTACTAAGGATAATCTTCTTATGCGTATGTCTGAAGAGGATTTTGATAACGTTATAGAGGTGAACCTTAAGTCTATTTTTAATATGACTAAAGCGGTACAGCGCACGATGCTTAAAGCTCGTAAAGGAAGTATCATTAACATGAGTTCTGTAGTAGGCCTAAAAGGAAATGCCGGTCAAGCAAATTATGCTGCCTCAAAGGCTGGAATGATAGGTTTCTCTAAGTCTATGGCGCTTGAGCTAGGTTCTCGTAACATACGTACAAACGTGATTGCTCCTGGATTTATTGAGACGGAGATGACAGGAAAACTAGATGAAGCTACTGTAGATGGATGGAGACAGTCTATACCATTAAAACGTGGTGGAAGTCCAGAAGATATAGCAAACGCTTGCGTATTTCTTGCTAGTGATATGAGTGCATACATTACAGGTCAAGTTATCAATGTAGATGGAGGTATGCTTACGTAA
- a CDS encoding prohibitin family protein — protein sequence MEKLPKIGVPIVIGIIILLVLITKSAVTIDSGEAGVLFKTFGNGVVTDEPPMSEGFHLVAPWNKVYVYEVRQQELFEKMKVLSSNGLEIQIDASAWYEPVYDQLGNLHQSLGQDYLQRVIQPAIRSAARSVVGRYTPEQLYSSKRDAIQDEIFAETKTILSKQYVQLNEVLVRDVTLPITIKEAIERKLRQEQESLEYEFRLVTASKEAEKVRIEAQGKADANKILSASLTDKILQDKGIDATIELSKSPNSKVVVVGSGDSGLPLILGNN from the coding sequence ATGGAAAAATTACCAAAGATTGGAGTGCCTATAGTGATAGGTATTATTATTTTATTAGTACTAATAACAAAATCTGCTGTAACTATAGATTCTGGAGAGGCAGGGGTGTTATTTAAAACATTTGGCAATGGTGTGGTAACAGATGAGCCTCCTATGAGTGAAGGTTTTCATCTAGTAGCGCCTTGGAATAAGGTATACGTCTATGAGGTAAGACAGCAAGAACTCTTTGAAAAAATGAAAGTGCTTTCTTCAAACGGATTAGAGATTCAAATTGATGCCTCTGCCTGGTATGAACCAGTATATGATCAATTAGGAAACTTACATCAATCTCTAGGACAAGATTATTTGCAAAGAGTAATACAGCCTGCTATTAGATCTGCTGCCCGTAGTGTGGTAGGTAGATATACTCCAGAGCAATTATACTCGAGTAAAAGAGATGCTATTCAAGACGAAATTTTTGCAGAAACTAAGACTATATTGTCAAAGCAGTATGTACAACTTAATGAGGTATTAGTAAGAGACGTAACGTTACCTATCACTATAAAAGAAGCTATTGAGCGTAAACTAAGACAAGAACAAGAATCTCTTGAGTATGAGTTTAGACTTGTAACAGCTTCAAAAGAAGCAGAGAAAGTACGTATTGAAGCGCAAGGTAAAGCAGATGCAAATAAGATTTTAAGTGCATCTTTAACAGATAAAATTCTTCAAGATAAAGGGATTGATGCTACTATCGAGTTATCTAAATCACCTAACTCTAAAGTGGTGGTTGTAGGATCTGGTGATTCTGGACTACCTTTAATTTTAGGAAATAATTAG
- a CDS encoding PepSY-like domain-containing protein has translation MYRYQKILFLFGFILAISCGQNVESQNSKKGYAPEAVKKTFQAKYPGENDPDWHVDSNGNYESRFRIDGVRHRADFSPNGLWIETEVSIEKDDLPKVVQIAIDDNYSDEEITEIERVQSAEKGLFYDVEFKRKGKNMDIEFNESGVKIN, from the coding sequence ATGTATAGATATCAGAAAATACTTTTCTTGTTTGGATTCATACTTGCTATAAGCTGTGGTCAAAACGTAGAAAGTCAAAATAGCAAAAAAGGTTATGCGCCTGAAGCAGTAAAGAAAACGTTTCAAGCAAAATATCCAGGAGAGAATGATCCAGACTGGCACGTTGATTCAAATGGGAATTATGAATCTAGGTTTAGAATTGATGGAGTACGTCACAGAGCAGACTTTAGTCCTAACGGTTTATGGATTGAGACAGAGGTAAGTATCGAGAAGGACGATTTACCTAAAGTTGTTCAAATAGCGATAGATGATAATTACTCAGACGAAGAAATAACAGAAATAGAACGCGTTCAAAGCGCCGAAAAAGGATTGTTTTACGATGTAGAGTTTAAGAGGAAAGGAAAGAATATGGATATTGAGTTTAATGAGTCAGGAGTTAAGATTAATTAA
- a CDS encoding OmpA family protein — MKGFFGAFFVFLIWTSGCIYFVSTREATSDSSVQQIVNEKDNLEKNTPKTKDQEPPVVIATKSDSPTNSFARDSLDLYGIEHETSSLLAEEIQKSIAISDTIDITSDEPILELEKELNSFMGSSFSSNVFYPRYNNTDLILDKELVVYATELKKILKENPDKKVTILGHTDNVGSSVDNFNQGLKMSRQVKWYLTARRGIPRRKITATSRGEEEPIATNKTLSGRQENNRIEIIVD, encoded by the coding sequence ATGAAGGGATTTTTTGGGGCATTCTTCGTTTTTTTAATTTGGACTTCTGGTTGTATTTACTTTGTAAGTACTAGAGAGGCTACGAGTGACAGTTCTGTACAACAAATTGTTAACGAGAAAGATAATTTAGAAAAAAACACCCCTAAAACAAAAGATCAAGAACCACCCGTTGTTATTGCCACAAAATCAGACTCACCTACTAACAGTTTTGCTCGAGACAGTTTAGATCTATATGGAATTGAACACGAAACCTCTTCCCTGCTTGCAGAAGAAATTCAAAAATCTATCGCAATTAGTGACACGATAGACATCACTAGCGACGAACCTATACTAGAGTTAGAAAAAGAGCTTAACTCATTTATGGGATCTTCTTTTTCTAGCAATGTCTTTTACCCTCGTTATAATAATACAGATCTTATACTTGATAAGGAATTAGTAGTATATGCGACAGAACTTAAAAAGATTCTAAAAGAAAATCCAGATAAAAAAGTTACCATACTAGGCCATACTGATAATGTGGGAAGTAGTGTCGACAATTTTAATCAAGGGCTCAAAATGTCCAGACAAGTAAAATGGTACCTTACAGCAAGAAGAGGTATACCAAGGCGCAAAATAACAGCAACTTCTCGAGGTGAGGAAGAACCAATTGCAACTAACAAAACCTTATCTGGCAGACAAGAAAATAACAGAATAGAAATTATAGTAGATTAA
- the hisG gene encoding ATP phosphoribosyltransferase — MSQKIRIAIQKSGRLNEESLQLLKNCGVSIDNGKDQLKATARNFPLEVLYLRNGDIPQYLRDGVVDIAILGENTLIEKGKDLPIIERLGFSKCKVSLAIPKGQEYNSVKDLEGKRIATSYPNTVREYLAEKGVNAELHIINGSVEIAPNIGLADAICDIVSSGSTLFKNNLKEVEQMLTSEAVLTASPTISDERKELLETLKFRIQSVLAGQRSKYVLMNVPDAKLDDVIAMLPGMRSPTVLPLAQEGWSSVHSVINKDSFWDVIDNLKKAGAEGILVCPIEKMVL, encoded by the coding sequence ATGAGTCAAAAAATTAGAATTGCTATTCAAAAGTCTGGACGTCTTAATGAGGAATCACTACAACTATTAAAAAATTGTGGTGTTTCTATTGATAACGGTAAAGATCAACTCAAAGCAACTGCTAGAAATTTTCCGCTAGAAGTTTTATACTTACGTAATGGTGATATCCCACAATACCTAAGAGACGGAGTGGTAGATATCGCAATACTTGGAGAAAATACTCTTATAGAAAAAGGAAAGGATCTTCCTATTATAGAGAGACTAGGTTTTTCAAAATGCAAGGTGTCACTAGCAATCCCAAAAGGACAAGAATACAACTCTGTAAAAGATCTTGAAGGTAAGCGCATTGCAACTTCATACCCTAATACAGTAAGAGAATATCTAGCCGAAAAAGGTGTAAACGCAGAGCTACACATCATTAATGGTTCGGTAGAAATTGCTCCAAATATTGGACTTGCAGATGCTATCTGTGATATAGTTTCTAGTGGTAGTACATTATTTAAAAATAATCTTAAAGAAGTAGAGCAAATGCTCACTTCTGAGGCTGTTCTTACTGCATCACCTACTATTTCTGATGAGCGTAAGGAGCTATTAGAAACACTTAAATTCCGTATACAATCTGTACTTGCAGGACAACGTAGTAAGTATGTACTTATGAATGTGCCAGACGCAAAGCTTGATGATGTTATCGCAATGCTTCCAGGTATGAGAAGTCCTACGGTTTTACCACTAGCACAAGAAGGCTGGAGTAGTGTACACTCAGTGATAAATAAAGATAGCTTTTGGGATGTGATAGATAATCTCAAAAAAGCAGGTGCAGAAGGAATACTTGTATGCCCAATCGAAAAAATGGTGCTATAA
- the hisD gene encoding histidinol dehydrogenase, with the protein MNKIYNPERSEWAEILKRPTQTVDDIEATVTDIFKEVKEKGDTAVAKYTSIFDNVTLESTAVTDTEIEEAQELISTELKEAIQLAKGNIERFHTAQKTERVAITTTEGVDCWQEKRPIQKVGLYIPGGTAPLFSTILMLATPANIAGCKEIVLCTPPDKEGKVNPAILYTAKLSGVTKIFKVGGIQAIAAMTFGTESVPQVYKIFGPGNQFVTVAKQLATKHGVAIDMPAGPSELLVVADDAAQASFVASDLLSQAEHGVDSQVILVSTSKDLIDEVEKEVEEQMSTLSRKRIAEKAIDNSKLIYVKDDETALALIDEYGPEHFIVCTSNDDYYVDNIGNAGSVFIGNYTPESAGDYASGTNHTLPTNGYAKQYSGVNLDSFMKSMTFQKISETGIKNIGRAIELMAEAEGLDAHKNAVTLRLNAIK; encoded by the coding sequence ATGAATAAGATTTATAATCCAGAAAGAAGTGAGTGGGCAGAAATTTTAAAAAGACCTACTCAAACTGTAGATGATATAGAAGCCACCGTTACCGATATTTTTAAGGAAGTAAAGGAAAAAGGAGATACTGCGGTAGCAAAGTACACAAGCATCTTTGATAATGTGACTCTTGAAAGCACTGCAGTGACTGATACAGAAATAGAGGAAGCGCAAGAGCTTATATCTACCGAGTTAAAGGAAGCCATACAACTTGCAAAAGGTAATATTGAACGTTTTCACACAGCTCAAAAAACAGAGAGAGTAGCTATTACTACTACAGAAGGTGTAGATTGCTGGCAAGAAAAAAGGCCTATTCAAAAAGTGGGTCTTTATATACCGGGAGGTACAGCGCCATTATTTTCTACTATCTTAATGCTTGCAACGCCAGCAAATATCGCTGGTTGTAAAGAGATAGTATTATGTACACCACCAGATAAAGAAGGAAAGGTAAACCCTGCCATTCTTTATACAGCAAAGCTGAGCGGAGTTACAAAAATATTTAAAGTAGGAGGTATTCAGGCTATTGCTGCGATGACCTTTGGTACAGAGAGCGTTCCTCAAGTTTATAAAATATTTGGACCAGGTAATCAGTTTGTGACTGTTGCAAAGCAGCTTGCTACAAAGCACGGTGTAGCTATAGATATGCCAGCAGGCCCATCAGAATTACTTGTTGTGGCAGATGATGCTGCTCAGGCAAGTTTTGTAGCTTCAGACTTATTAAGTCAGGCAGAGCACGGTGTTGATAGTCAGGTGATCTTGGTTTCTACATCAAAGGATTTGATAGACGAGGTAGAAAAAGAAGTAGAAGAGCAGATGAGTACGCTTTCGCGAAAGCGTATTGCTGAAAAAGCTATTGATAATAGCAAGCTCATTTATGTAAAAGATGATGAGACGGCACTCGCGCTGATAGATGAATACGGTCCAGAACACTTTATAGTTTGCACCTCAAATGATGACTACTATGTAGATAATATAGGGAATGCGGGGTCTGTTTTTATAGGCAACTATACGCCAGAAAGCGCTGGAGATTATGCATCTGGTACAAACCACACCTTACCTACAAACGGTTATGCTAAGCAGTACAGCGGTGTAAATCTAGATAGTTTTATGAAGTCTATGACATTTCAAAAAATATCTGAAACTGGAATAAAAAATATAGGTCGTGCTATAGAACTTATGGCAGAGGCAGAGGGTCTTGATGCTCATAAAAATGCGGTAACTCTTAGACTTAACGCAATAAAATAA
- the hisC gene encoding histidinol-phosphate transaminase → MNKFDINKLVRANVARMKPYSSARDEFTDFDKEMVFLDANENPFDNGVNRYPDPQQRSLKSLVASQKKVSESQILLGNGSDEVLDLIFRAFCNPGVDGIITVPPTYGMYNVLAGTNDVANTEVLLTEDFQLDTKGILNAVSDTTKLIFICSPNNPTGNMIKPDLIIEVLENFNGLVVLDEAYIDFAAAESWISQLENYPNLVITQTLSKAYGLAGIRLGLCFASKEVIAILNKIKPPYNVNALTQDRAYDRLSDLRMIYNEVDILIDNRKTLAAVLKEVAFVEKVYPSDANFILTKVDDANKRYNQLIEKGIVVRNRSTQALCENTLRFTVGTKEENTTLINALNTIQ, encoded by the coding sequence ATGAACAAATTTGACATAAATAAGCTCGTAAGAGCAAATGTTGCAAGAATGAAACCGTACTCTTCTGCGCGAGATGAGTTTACAGATTTTGATAAAGAAATGGTTTTTCTAGATGCAAATGAAAATCCGTTTGATAATGGTGTAAACCGTTATCCAGACCCGCAACAGCGTAGTTTAAAGAGTTTGGTAGCCTCTCAAAAAAAGGTCTCAGAATCTCAGATTTTACTAGGTAACGGAAGCGACGAGGTGCTCGATCTTATTTTTAGAGCATTCTGTAATCCTGGAGTAGATGGTATTATTACGGTACCACCTACTTACGGTATGTATAATGTACTGGCAGGTACAAATGACGTAGCAAATACAGAGGTACTTCTTACCGAAGATTTCCAACTGGATACTAAAGGTATTCTGAATGCTGTGAGTGATACTACAAAGCTCATTTTTATATGCTCACCAAATAATCCTACGGGTAATATGATCAAACCTGATCTTATTATTGAGGTTTTAGAAAACTTTAATGGGTTAGTAGTTCTTGATGAGGCATATATAGATTTTGCAGCAGCAGAGAGTTGGATATCACAATTAGAAAATTATCCTAACCTGGTAATCACCCAAACGCTTTCTAAGGCTTACGGTCTTGCTGGTATACGCCTAGGTTTATGCTTTGCAAGTAAAGAAGTTATTGCGATTCTTAATAAAATCAAGCCTCCTTATAATGTAAATGCATTAACGCAAGATCGCGCTTATGATAGATTGAGCGATTTACGTATGATTTATAATGAGGTAGATATCTTAATTGATAATAGAAAAACACTAGCAGCTGTGCTTAAAGAGGTGGCTTTTGTAGAAAAAGTATATCCGTCTGACGCAAACTTTATTTTAACTAAAGTAGACGATGCAAACAAGCGTTATAACCAGCTTATAGAAAAAGGAATAGTTGTGCGCAATCGCAGCACACAGGCGCTTTGTGAGAACACACTACGTTTTACAGTAGGGACCAAAGAAGAAAATACAACACTAATAAACGCATTAAATACAATACAGTAA
- the hisB gene encoding bifunctional histidinol-phosphatase/imidazoleglycerol-phosphate dehydratase HisB, with amino-acid sequence MAKKVLFIDRDGTMIKETVDEQIDAFEKMIFYPKCFTWLGKIAQELDYELVMITNQDGLGTDSFPEDTFWPVHNFIMKSFENEGVVFDNVFLDRTFPHENKDTRKPGTGLLTQYFSEEYDLKNSFVIGDRLTDMQLATNLGAKGIYINDNTNLGTGEITISEDELNKDIALETNDWQKIYEFLKLESRVATLTRKTNETDINITLNLDGTGKSNIDTGLAFFDHMLDQIARHGQMDLDIQVKGDLEVDEHHTIEDTAIALGEVFAIALGNKLGIERYGFCLPMDDCLAQVAIDFGGRNWLVWEADFNREMIGKMPTEMFYHFFKSFTDGAKANLNIKAEGTNEHHKIEAIFKAFAKAIKVAVKRDADKMILPSTKGML; translated from the coding sequence ATGGCAAAAAAAGTACTTTTTATCGACCGCGATGGTACAATGATTAAAGAAACGGTAGATGAACAAATCGATGCGTTTGAAAAAATGATTTTTTACCCTAAGTGTTTTACTTGGTTAGGTAAGATTGCTCAAGAGCTCGATTATGAGTTAGTGATGATTACAAATCAAGATGGTCTAGGTACAGATTCTTTTCCAGAAGATACATTCTGGCCAGTGCACAACTTCATTATGAAGTCTTTTGAAAATGAAGGTGTTGTTTTTGATAATGTATTTTTAGATAGAACTTTTCCGCACGAAAATAAAGACACTAGAAAGCCTGGGACCGGTTTACTTACACAATACTTTTCTGAGGAGTATGATCTCAAAAACTCTTTTGTAATAGGTGATAGACTTACAGATATGCAACTAGCGACAAATCTGGGAGCTAAAGGAATCTATATCAATGATAACACAAACCTCGGTACTGGTGAAATTACCATCTCTGAAGATGAGCTCAATAAAGACATTGCGCTAGAGACAAACGACTGGCAAAAAATATACGAGTTTTTAAAATTAGAAAGTCGTGTTGCTACGCTTACGCGAAAAACTAATGAGACAGACATAAACATAACCCTTAACCTAGATGGTACGGGTAAATCTAACATAGATACAGGTCTAGCTTTCTTTGACCATATGCTTGACCAGATAGCGCGTCACGGGCAAATGGACCTTGATATTCAAGTAAAAGGAGACCTAGAAGTAGATGAGCATCACACTATAGAAGACACGGCAATCGCACTAGGAGAAGTGTTTGCCATTGCTTTAGGTAATAAATTAGGAATAGAGCGTTACGGTTTTTGCTTGCCTATGGATGACTGTCTTGCACAAGTTGCTATAGATTTTGGCGGTAGAAACTGGCTCGTATGGGAAGCAGATTTTAACCGTGAGATGATAGGTAAAATGCCTACGGAGATGTTTTACCACTTCTTTAAATCATTTACAGATGGTGCAAAGGCAAACCTAAATATCAAAGCCGAAGGAACAAACGAGCACCACAAGATTGAAGCTATCTTTAAGGCATTTGCAAAAGCGATTAAAGTAGCTGTAAAGCGTGATGCAGATAAAATGATTCTTCCATCTACAAAAGGAATGTTATAA
- the hisH gene encoding imidazole glycerol phosphate synthase subunit HisH — protein MKIVIINYGAGNIQSIKFAIERLGYQAVLSDSEEEIRSADKVIFPGVGEASSAMSKLRETGLDKVIPTLTQPVLGICLGMQLMCTGSEEGDTIGLDIFNVDVVRFRESVKVPQIQWNTINNLSSPLFNQVAEDSFIYMVHSFYAPVVEDTIATTTYGLPYSSALAKNNFYGTQFHPEKSSAVGEQILKNFLEL, from the coding sequence ATGAAAATTGTGATCATTAATTATGGCGCTGGAAACATCCAGAGCATAAAATTTGCGATAGAGCGTCTTGGTTATCAAGCCGTTTTAAGTGATAGTGAAGAAGAAATACGTAGTGCAGATAAAGTCATTTTTCCTGGAGTAGGAGAGGCGAGTAGCGCTATGAGTAAATTACGAGAGACTGGTCTTGATAAAGTGATTCCTACACTCACACAGCCTGTGCTGGGTATCTGTCTGGGTATGCAATTAATGTGTACAGGTTCAGAAGAAGGAGATACTATAGGACTTGATATTTTTAATGTAGATGTAGTACGCTTTCGCGAAAGCGTAAAAGTCCCACAAATACAGTGGAACACCATTAACAATCTATCATCACCACTTTTTAATCAAGTAGCCGAAGATTCTTTTATATATATGGTGCACAGTTTTTATGCTCCCGTAGTAGAAGATACAATTGCGACTACCACGTACGGACTTCCTTACAGTAGTGCTCTTGCCAAAAATAATTTTTATGGAACTCAGTTCCACCCAGAAAAAAGTAGCGCTGTAGGAGAGCAAATACTTAAAAACTTTTTAGAATTATGA